A genomic segment from Oncorhynchus clarkii lewisi isolate Uvic-CL-2024 chromosome 12, UVic_Ocla_1.0, whole genome shotgun sequence encodes:
- the LOC139421279 gene encoding sphingosine 1-phosphate receptor 2, with protein sequence MTLCRKATVLCHPVVAMKSKYSQYYNRTLIHAYYVFAKDMTSEELEERTNGKAQLSSLNIVFVIICSIIILENLLVLIAVFRNKKFHSAMFFFIGNLAFSDLLAGSAYIANIFLSGPRTFELVPVQWFIREGTAFIALAASVFSLLAIAIERYIAITKVRVYGSNRTCRMFLLIGTCWVTSILLGGLPIIGWNCINNLPECSVLLPLYSKKYILFVVTIFSIILLSIGILYVRIYLIVRSSHQEATNSPAYALLKTVTIVLGVFIVCWLPAFTVLLLDTSCRRLDCPVLSKADIFFGIATLNSALNPLIYTLRSKDMRKEFLRVLCCWGLLTSGRPTDRCLVPLKSSSSMEHCTNKHEHQTTPIMQAECTTCV encoded by the coding sequence ATGACTCTTTGTCGAAAAGCCACCGTGCTCTGCCACCCCGTTGTTGCCATGAAGAGCAAGTATTCCCAGTACTACAACCGGACCCTGATCCATGCCTACTATGTGTTTGCCAAGGACATGACCtcggaggagctggaggagcgcACCAACGGGAAGGCCCAGCTCAGCTCCCTCAACATCGTCTTCGTCATCATCTGCAGCATCATCATTCTGGAGAACTTGCTGGTGCTCATTGCCGTGTTCCGCAACAAGAAGTTCCACTCCGCCATGTTCTTCTTCATCGGGAACCTAGCCTTCTCCGACCTGCTGGCCGGCTCTGCCTACATCGCCAACATCTTCCTATCAGGGCCAAGGACCTTTGAGTTGGTGCCGGTGCAGTGGTTCATCCGGGAGGGCACAGCCTTTATAGCGCTGGCCGCCTCCGTCTTCAGCCTGCTGGCCATCGCCATCGAGCGCTACATCGCCATCACCAAGGTCAGGGTGTACGGCTCCAACAGGACGTGTCGTATGTTCCTGCTGATCGGGACGTGCTGGGTCACCTCCATCCTCCTGGGGGGCCTGCCCATCATCGGCTGGAACTGCATCAACAACCTGCCTGAGTGCTCGGTCTTGCTGCCTCTCTATTCTAAGAAGTACATCCTGTTTGTGGTCACCATCTTCAGCATCATCCTGCTCTCTATCGGCATCCTTTACGTGCGCATCTACTTGATCGTGCGCTCCAGCCACCAGGAGGCCACCAACTCTCCGGCCTACGCCCTGCTGAAGACGGTCACCATCGTGCTGGGCGTCTTCATCGTGTGCTGGCTGCCCGCCTTCACAGTCCTCCTCCTGGACACCTCCTGCCGCAGGCTGGACTGCCCCGTCCTCTCCAAGGCAGACATCTTCTTCGGCATCGCTACGCTCAACTCGGCACTCAACCCACTGATCTACACGCTACGCAGCAAGGACATGAGAAAAGAGTTCCTGCGTGTGCTGTGCTGCTGGGGGCTGTTGACCAGCGGGCGCCCCACTGACCGATGCCTGGTGCCCCTCAAGAGCTCCAGCTCTATGGAGCACTGTACCAACAAACACGAACACCAGACCACGCCCATCATGCAGGCAGAGTGCACCACCTGTGTCTGA